In the Lebetimonas natsushimae genome, one interval contains:
- the rsfS gene encoding ribosome silencing factor: MDRIAKIKELLDEKKALDIMDYDLRDKDYFVDYVIVATTMADKHGAALLDHLKKTLKPMGETFLGIDESEDWIVIDLGDILIHLMSEEYRAKYQMDKFLEEIKSRIRP; the protein is encoded by the coding sequence ATGGACAGAATTGCAAAAATTAAAGAGCTTCTCGATGAAAAAAAAGCTCTTGATATAATGGATTATGATTTAAGGGATAAAGATTATTTTGTGGATTACGTAATAGTGGCAACCACTATGGCCGATAAACACGGTGCGGCACTGCTTGATCATCTGAAAAAAACATTAAAACCGATGGGTGAGACTTTTTTGGGAATTGATGAAAGTGAAGACTGGATTGTAATAGATTTGGGTGATATTCTAATACATTTAATGAGCGAAGAATACAGGGCAAAATATCAAATGGATAAGTTTCTTGAAGAAATAAAATCAAGAATAAGGCCGTAA
- the gap gene encoding type I glyceraldehyde-3-phosphate dehydrogenase, whose protein sequence is MKIAINGIGRIGRSILRVALKKNIEIVAINDLMDIKSAAYLIKYDTTRGILNEEVEIIDKNTLKVGENFINYSQKTIPAEIPFGEADIVLECTGKFLSSDLAKGHLKGNVKKVILSAPANDDTPTYVLGVNHKDYKGESIISNASCTTNCLGPVAKIIDEKFGIVKGFMSTIHSYTMDQKLLDAPNNRDIRRSRAAAENIIPTFTGAAKAIYKVLPNLKGRLDGVSIRVPVANVSLMDLTLELEKDTTKEEINELIKFHSMTDLKGILEVDEEFKVSSDINSNPASSIVAPDLTKVNKNLVKIFSWYDNEWGYSNRMIEMAEYIYKM, encoded by the coding sequence ATGAAGATTGCTATTAATGGAATAGGAAGAATTGGAAGAAGTATTTTAAGGGTGGCGCTTAAAAAAAATATAGAAATAGTGGCAATAAATGATTTAATGGATATAAAAAGCGCCGCATATTTAATTAAATATGACACAACCCGCGGAATTTTAAACGAAGAAGTTGAAATAATTGATAAAAATACTTTAAAAGTGGGAGAAAATTTTATTAATTATTCTCAAAAAACCATTCCTGCCGAAATACCTTTTGGTGAAGCTGATATAGTTCTTGAGTGTACCGGTAAGTTTTTAAGCAGCGATTTAGCCAAAGGACATTTAAAAGGAAATGTAAAAAAAGTTATTCTCTCTGCTCCCGCAAATGATGATACTCCTACATATGTACTTGGTGTTAATCATAAAGATTATAAAGGTGAGAGCATAATTTCAAATGCATCATGTACCACAAACTGTCTTGGACCTGTGGCAAAAATAATTGATGAAAAATTTGGAATTGTAAAAGGTTTTATGAGCACAATTCATTCATATACAATGGACCAAAAACTTCTTGATGCTCCAAATAATAGGGATATAAGGCGTTCCCGTGCGGCGGCTGAAAATATAATACCGACTTTTACCGGGGCTGCAAAAGCAATTTATAAGGTGCTTCCTAATTTAAAAGGAAGGCTTGACGGTGTAAGTATAAGAGTGCCTGTTGCAAATGTTTCCCTTATGGATTTAACACTTGAACTTGAAAAAGATACTACAAAAGAAGAGATAAATGAGCTGATTAAATTTCATTCAATGACTGATTTAAAAGGTATTTTAGAAGTTGATGAAGAATTTAAAGTAAGCAGTGATATTAATTCAAATCCCGCAAGTAGCATAGTTGCGCCTGATCTTACAAAAGTAAATAAAAATCTTGTTAAAATTTTCAGCTGGTATGATAACGAGTGGGGTTATTCAAACAGAATGATTGAAATGGCGGAATATATTTATAAAATGTAA
- a CDS encoding phosphoglycerate kinase → MNLNSPKDLELKEGNSVFLRCDFNVPLDEFGNITDDRRIRMALPTIRYLIDHGCKIVIGSHLGRPKGEFNEKYSLKPVAKRLSKLLNQDVIMADDVVGPDAKSKAVNLQNGEVLLLENLRFDPRETKNDEGFAKELSDYGEFYINDAFGVSHRAHASVEAITRFYDDRHKAAGFLLLKEINFFYKLLQKPVRPFVAVVGGSKVSGKLQALMNLLDKVDKMIIGGGMAFTFLKAMGYNVGKSLVEDDLIDEALKIMAEAKRLGVKFYLPVDIVVADRFAEDAMVKYVPSQEIPDDWMGLDIGPASVRLFGEVLWDAQTILWNGPMGVYEMDKFSRGTFKISHEIARSHGIKVVGGGDTADAVQRAGDDEEMTFISTGGGASLELLEGKKLPAIAALEIK, encoded by the coding sequence ATGAATTTAAACTCGCCGAAAGATTTGGAACTTAAAGAGGGAAACAGTGTATTTTTAAGATGTGATTTTAATGTGCCTTTGGATGAGTTTGGAAATATTACGGATGACAGAAGAATCAGAATGGCGCTTCCTACCATCAGGTATTTAATAGACCACGGGTGTAAAATTGTAATAGGCTCTCACTTAGGAAGACCAAAAGGGGAATTTAATGAAAAATATTCACTAAAACCTGTTGCAAAAAGACTTTCAAAACTTTTAAATCAGGATGTGATTATGGCAGATGATGTTGTCGGTCCTGATGCAAAAAGCAAAGCGGTTAATTTACAAAACGGGGAAGTTTTACTGCTTGAAAATTTAAGATTTGACCCGAGAGAGACAAAAAACGATGAGGGATTTGCAAAAGAATTATCTGATTATGGGGAGTTTTATATAAATGACGCTTTTGGAGTAAGCCACAGGGCTCATGCAAGTGTGGAGGCAATTACAAGATTTTACGATGACAGACACAAAGCGGCTGGATTTTTACTGCTTAAGGAAATAAATTTCTTTTATAAACTTCTTCAAAAACCGGTTAGACCTTTTGTGGCTGTTGTCGGCGGCAGTAAGGTAAGCGGAAAACTTCAGGCATTAATGAATCTGCTTGATAAAGTGGATAAAATGATTATCGGCGGCGGTATGGCTTTTACATTTTTAAAGGCTATGGGGTATAATGTAGGTAAAAGTCTGGTGGAAGATGATTTGATTGATGAGGCATTAAAAATTATGGCCGAGGCTAAGAGGCTTGGTGTTAAATTTTATCTGCCGGTTGATATAGTGGTTGCTGACAGGTTTGCAGAAGATGCAATGGTAAAATATGTACCGTCCCAAGAAATTCCGGATGATTGGATGGGGCTTGATATAGGACCTGCAAGTGTTAGGCTTTTTGGGGAAGTTTTATGGGATGCGCAGACAATTCTTTGGAACGGCCCAATGGGGGTTTATGAAATGGATAAGTTTAGCAGGGGGACATTTAAAATTTCCCATGAAATTGCAAGAAGCCACGGAATTAAAGTGGTAGGCGGGGGAGATACGGCCGATGCGGTTCAAAGAGCCGGGGATGACGAAGAGATGACATTCATATCAACCGGCGGCGGTGCAAGCCTGGAACTGCTTGAAGGTAAAAAACTTCCTGCAATTGCGGCATTGGAGATAAAATGA
- a CDS encoding triose-phosphate isomerase translates to MIVAANFKTNKTRKETVEYLKELKTIDFENVKVAVFPPQTALTEDDLIGAQNAYPTVNGAYTGEIGLEQLNEFNIKRILIGHSERRHILGETQEFIAEKFNFFKENGFEIFYCIGEPLEIRKKGIDAVIEYLKNQFRGIDLEYEKLIVAYEPVWAIGTGVSASIDEIRATHAEIRKFTSKPILYGGSVKLNNIEDIIKIKNVDGVLVGSASLDVNVFKQMIKKAKENK, encoded by the coding sequence ATGATAGTAGCGGCAAATTTTAAAACAAATAAAACAAGAAAAGAAACAGTAGAATATTTAAAAGAGCTTAAAACTATTGATTTTGAAAATGTTAAAGTCGCTGTTTTTCCTCCGCAGACCGCTTTAACTGAAGATGATTTAATCGGGGCTCAAAACGCATATCCCACTGTTAACGGTGCATATACCGGGGAAATCGGACTTGAGCAGCTTAATGAATTTAATATAAAAAGAATTTTGATAGGCCACAGTGAGAGAAGACACATATTAGGTGAAACACAGGAATTTATCGCTGAAAAATTTAATTTTTTTAAAGAAAACGGATTTGAAATATTTTACTGTATCGGCGAGCCGCTTGAAATTAGGAAAAAAGGAATTGATGCGGTAATTGAATATTTAAAAAATCAGTTCAGGGGGATTGATTTAGAATATGAAAAATTGATTGTCGCATACGAACCTGTCTGGGCAATTGGGACTGGAGTTAGTGCAAGTATAGATGAAATTAGAGCAACTCATGCAGAAATTAGAAAATTTACCTCTAAACCTATACTTTACGGCGGAAGTGTTAAGCTTAATAATATAGAAGATATTATAAAAATAAAAAATGTAGACGGGGTTTTGGTAGGAAGTGCCAGTTTGGATGTAAATGTGTTTAAACAAATGATAAAAAAAGCAAAGGAGAATAAATGA
- the fabI gene encoding enoyl-ACP reductase FabI, with protein sequence MSVMEGKIGLVVGVANNRSIAYGIAKACKREGAEVILTYQNDKLKPRVEKVANELGVKHIYPLDVSKEEELIALRENIEKDYGKIDFLVHSVAFAPREALDGKFIDTKKEAFNTAMEISVYSLIELVQKLEPIMNDGASILTLTYLGSTRYIPHYNVMGVAKAALEASVRYLAVDLGERKIRINALSAGPIKTLAASGIGDFSEILKYNEKNSPLMKNVTIDEVGNSGMYLLSDLSSGVTGEVHFVDSGYNIMGMPRYDK encoded by the coding sequence ATGAGTGTAATGGAAGGAAAAATAGGTTTGGTTGTAGGTGTGGCAAATAACCGTTCAATTGCTTACGGAATTGCAAAAGCTTGCAAAAGGGAAGGAGCTGAAGTTATTCTTACTTATCAAAATGATAAATTAAAGCCACGTGTAGAAAAAGTTGCGAACGAACTTGGAGTAAAACATATTTATCCTTTAGACGTAAGTAAGGAAGAAGAATTAATTGCTTTGAGAGAAAATATAGAAAAAGATTATGGAAAGATTGATTTTCTTGTTCATTCTGTTGCTTTTGCGCCAAGAGAAGCGCTTGATGGAAAATTTATTGATACTAAAAAAGAGGCTTTCAATACTGCAATGGAAATCAGTGTCTATTCATTAATAGAACTTGTCCAAAAACTTGAACCTATTATGAATGACGGGGCGAGTATATTGACACTTACTTATCTTGGAAGTACAAGATATATCCCTCATTATAATGTAATGGGTGTGGCAAAAGCGGCTTTGGAAGCGAGTGTAAGATATTTGGCGGTGGATCTTGGTGAGAGAAAAATTAGAATAAACGCCCTTAGTGCAGGTCCTATTAAAACACTTGCGGCAAGCGGAATAGGTGATTTTAGTGAAATACTTAAATATAATGAAAAAAATTCCCCACTTATGAAAAACGTGACTATTGACGAGGTTGGAAATTCGGGAATGTATTTATTAAGTGATCTTTCAAGCGGAGTAACTGGTGAAGTGCATTTTGTAGACAGCGGATATAATATAATGGGTATGCCAAGGTATGATAAATAA
- a CDS encoding major outer membrane protein: protein MLKKLSLAALVAMGSMSVASATPLTDAIKGVSLNGFLRIRYYYDKFDANQDSGDLSYNRWRTNAKLVFGVPVAENMKIVWRVHAQTNVYDKATTGVSNGSYVITGVDAGTNTLTGKKTNVAKTGLSDSLFFLNYANNGLIVNVGVVPLGKLPFASSDPFTTGHGAGVVAMYNAGNGLTVAGGWVDHLFNADGTLDQGNLDYPVSAAINGGAKDVYTAGVIYSNDAFGSVQAWDYHVTDAVKNAFMVMANLNLLKDYGVGIKADFATSKLDDKALGLTDVDNHNYYRVALTANVAGVDAELGYAGTNDKAGVIATSDDAVIGQIPMELRYNVANMTDVDVWYGKLGYNIDEKTNIWASYASIDQSSGKNAGTINATNNIDSDEFDIGAGYKFNKKFGANIYYASLDYNNDAENAGNQDTQEVRAELRYNF, encoded by the coding sequence ATGCTAAAAAAATTATCTTTAGCGGCTTTAGTAGCAATGGGTTCAATGAGTGTTGCAAGTGCAACTCCTCTAACAGACGCAATTAAAGGTGTAAGTCTTAACGGATTTTTGAGAATCAGATATTATTATGATAAATTTGATGCAAATCAAGATAGTGGTGATTTAAGCTATAACAGATGGAGAACAAATGCTAAATTGGTATTTGGTGTTCCGGTTGCTGAAAATATGAAAATAGTTTGGAGAGTTCATGCTCAAACCAATGTATATGATAAAGCTACAACTGGTGTAAGCAATGGATCATATGTAATTACTGGAGTTGATGCAGGAACTAATACATTAACTGGTAAAAAAACAAATGTAGCAAAAACTGGACTAAGTGATAGCTTATTTTTCTTAAATTATGCAAATAATGGATTAATTGTTAATGTTGGTGTTGTTCCTCTTGGTAAATTGCCATTTGCTTCAAGTGATCCATTTACAACTGGTCACGGTGCAGGTGTAGTTGCTATGTATAATGCAGGTAACGGATTAACTGTAGCTGGTGGATGGGTTGATCATTTGTTTAATGCTGACGGAACACTTGATCAAGGAAATTTAGATTATCCTGTTTCTGCAGCAATTAATGGCGGTGCAAAAGATGTTTATACTGCAGGTGTTATTTATTCAAATGATGCATTTGGAAGTGTTCAGGCTTGGGATTACCATGTAACAGATGCAGTTAAAAATGCGTTTATGGTTATGGCGAATTTAAATCTTTTAAAAGACTATGGAGTAGGAATTAAAGCTGATTTTGCTACTTCAAAACTTGATGATAAAGCGTTAGGATTAACTGATGTAGACAATCATAATTATTACAGAGTAGCACTTACTGCAAATGTTGCTGGTGTTGATGCGGAACTTGGATATGCGGGAACTAACGATAAAGCGGGTGTGATTGCTACAAGTGATGATGCAGTAATTGGTCAAATTCCTATGGAATTGAGATATAATGTTGCAAATATGACTGATGTTGATGTATGGTATGGAAAACTTGGATACAACATTGACGAAAAAACAAACATTTGGGCTTCTTATGCAAGCATTGACCAAAGCAGTGGTAAAAACGCAGGAACAATAAACGCTACTAACAATATTGACAGTGATGAATTTGATATCGGTGCTGGATATAAATTTAACAAAAAATTCGGTGCTAATATCTACTATGCAAGCTTAGATTACAATAACGATGCAGAAAATGCAGGAAATCAAGATACTCAAGAAGTGAGAGCAGAATTAAGATATAACTTCTAA
- a CDS encoding major outer membrane protein, with amino-acid sequence MFFKRFSFAILLSMGIINVANATPLTEAIKCINVNGALRIRYYYFDFDDNANKTKGDISYNRWRTDAKLIFKVPVAENMKIIWSVNSERNIYDKATSNNPKIPANNGGNLENDLFYLNYADDKFVVNVGTMPLDSLPFISSEKFTYGYGTGVMGRYNINDKLKITGGWIDHLFNIDHAKPDNVKSNKDISNDLYILGLNYSDSYFGSVKMLDYQITDLIDNAFIIMTNLNFLKNYGIGINADFATSKLNDSVMSNADNHNFYNLELSADVYNIDTELGYAKTDSNPGIISTSIDAKIGHIPVHIKKNVANLTDSDIYYGKLGYKIDKKTKFYVSYAKIDQDKNSGDNDSQEYTVTGKCKFNKKFSFTAYYAYLNYNNDTSNDEEKIKAEFLYNF; translated from the coding sequence ATGTTTTTTAAAAGATTTTCTTTTGCAATACTGTTGTCAATGGGAATTATAAATGTTGCAAACGCTACTCCTTTAACAGAAGCAATTAAATGTATAAATGTTAACGGTGCTTTGAGAATCAGATATTATTATTTTGATTTTGATGATAATGCTAATAAAACAAAAGGTGATATTTCTTATAACAGATGGAGAACAGACGCTAAATTGATTTTTAAAGTACCTGTTGCTGAAAATATGAAAATTATTTGGAGTGTTAATTCTGAAAGAAATATATATGATAAAGCCACAAGTAATAATCCTAAAATTCCTGCAAATAATGGTGGAAATTTGGAAAATGATTTATTTTATTTAAATTATGCAGATGATAAATTCGTAGTTAATGTAGGTACTATGCCTCTTGATTCATTGCCTTTTATTTCTAGTGAAAAATTTACTTATGGTTATGGTACTGGTGTTATGGGTAGATATAATATAAACGATAAATTAAAAATAACAGGCGGATGGATTGATCATTTATTTAATATCGATCATGCAAAACCTGATAATGTCAAATCTAATAAAGATATTTCTAATGATTTATATATTTTAGGGTTAAATTATTCAGATAGTTATTTTGGTTCGGTTAAAATGTTGGATTATCAAATAACAGATTTAATTGATAATGCATTTATAATTATGACAAATCTTAATTTCTTAAAAAATTATGGAATAGGTATTAATGCTGATTTTGCCACTTCAAAACTTAATGATTCCGTAATGTCAAATGCCGATAATCATAATTTTTATAACTTAGAGTTAAGTGCAGATGTTTATAATATTGATACAGAACTCGGATATGCCAAAACCGATAGTAACCCAGGGATAATTTCTACAAGTATTGATGCGAAGATTGGGCATATTCCTGTTCATATAAAAAAGAATGTGGCTAATTTAACTGATTCCGATATCTATTATGGTAAACTGGGTTATAAAATTGATAAAAAAACCAAATTTTATGTGTCTTATGCCAAAATTGACCAAGACAAAAACAGCGGTGATAATGATTCACAAGAATATACCGTTACTGGGAAATGTAAATTTAATAAAAAATTCAGTTTTACGGCATATTATGCTTATTTAAATTATAATAATGATACAAGCAATGATGAAGAAAAAATAAAAGCTGAGTTTTTATACAATTTTTAA
- a CDS encoding TrmH family RNA methyltransferase: protein MTVYGKRVVEYIINKHPEIVKEILISKKLSKFELKKLKNFKVNFIDNKTAQKISHNQNHQGYFAKIDFTPVEYEIIGEKIIVLDNITDMGNIGNIVRTSYALGIDLIIVTGIKELKWPQLIRTSAGAAIDMKIISFFNILELVNILKTKGYKLIGADMNGKCKVDTTFKTALILGSEGEGLNKRVKEKLDDIITIEMKRDFDSLNVSSAAAILIDRITNECR from the coding sequence GTGACGGTATATGGAAAAAGGGTGGTTGAATATATAATAAATAAACATCCTGAAATTGTAAAAGAAATTTTAATAAGTAAAAAATTAAGTAAATTTGAATTAAAAAAATTAAAAAATTTTAAAGTTAATTTTATAGACAATAAAACAGCTCAAAAAATCTCCCATAATCAAAACCATCAGGGTTATTTTGCAAAAATTGATTTTACCCCTGTAGAATATGAAATAATCGGTGAAAAAATTATTGTTTTAGATAATATAACAGATATGGGAAATATTGGAAATATAGTTCGTACTTCTTATGCTTTAGGTATAGATTTAATTATTGTAACAGGCATAAAAGAACTTAAATGGCCTCAATTAATCCGCACAAGTGCAGGGGCTGCCATTGATATGAAAATAATTTCTTTTTTTAACATTCTTGAACTTGTCAATATTTTAAAAACAAAAGGATATAAATTAATCGGTGCTGATATGAACGGTAAATGCAAAGTGGATACTACTTTTAAAACAGCATTGATTTTGGGAAGCGAAGGTGAAGGGTTAAATAAAAGGGTAAAAGAAAAATTAGATGATATAATTACAATTGAAATGAAAAGAGATTTTGATTCGCTGAATGTATCAAGTGCCGCTGCAATTTTAATAGATAGGATTACAAATGAATGCAGATGA
- a CDS encoding helix-turn-helix domain-containing protein — translation MNADDFFELHSIEEINKKTKISPISLRFIKNKEFDKLPRVKFVGFIRLIEKKYKVDLNELIKEYEGYFHHSDDKNNKKSDNIQKNKSDKIKEKRSCLWILILIIFVLTSFLYFKFFNKNNTKDELIVEANKTTVVNNVTENGSEKNNSENNNKTNENIVGGINSSIVNNETNISNTIKYNTSSVKIEKNIIKEYNITILPNEMVWFRALNIDNNKSVEYLTSKPKILKGNYYIKFGHGNITVLYDDKNITPNTKKIVRILFKNGKYEYLKKPNEYEK, via the coding sequence ATGAATGCAGATGATTTTTTTGAACTACATTCAATAGAAGAAATAAATAAAAAAACGAAAATTTCACCTATATCACTCAGATTTATTAAAAACAAAGAATTTGATAAATTACCAAGGGTAAAATTTGTCGGATTTATCAGACTTATAGAAAAAAAATATAAAGTTGATTTAAATGAATTAATTAAGGAATATGAAGGGTATTTTCATCATAGCGATGACAAAAACAATAAAAAATCAGACAACATTCAAAAAAATAAAAGTGATAAAATAAAAGAAAAAAGAAGTTGTTTATGGATTTTAATTTTAATTATATTTGTTTTGACTTCATTTTTGTATTTTAAATTTTTTAACAAAAATAATACAAAAGATGAATTAATTGTTGAAGCAAATAAAACAACGGTTGTAAATAACGTGACTGAAAATGGATCAGAAAAAAACAACAGTGAAAATAATAATAAAACAAATGAAAATATTGTAGGCGGTATTAACAGTTCCATTGTAAATAATGAGACAAATATTTCTAATACTATAAAGTATAATACATCTTCAGTTAAAATAGAAAAAAATATTATAAAAGAATACAATATAACAATATTACCAAATGAAATGGTGTGGTTTAGGGCGTTAAATATAGATAATAACAAATCGGTTGAATATCTAACAAGTAAACCCAAAATATTAAAAGGAAATTATTATATAAAATTTGGTCACGGAAATATTACTGTTTTATATGATGATAAAAACATTACTCCAAATACAAAAAAAATTGTAAGAATACTGTTTAAAAACGGAAAATACGAATATTTAAAAAAACCGAACGAGTATGAAAAATGA
- a CDS encoding LL-diaminopimelate aminotransferase encodes MNHFERIERLPNYIFAVINELKLQARRAGEDIIDFSMGNPDGPTPKPIVDKLIEAARKPKNHRYSVSKGIYKLREAICNWYARRYNVSLNPETEAVVTMGSKEGYVHLTQAITNVGDVAIVPDPTYPIHSYAFMLAGASVRKIKLTYNEQYELDEDDFFAQLKLAMIESVPKPKFLVLNFPHNPTTVTVNKDFWQKAVDFAKEEGLYIISDIAYADITFDGYKTPSIFEAKGAKEVAVESFTLSKSYNMAGWRVGFMVGNPVLIGALQKYKSWIDYGMFTPIQVAATVALRDYTHLVKDVVETYEKRRDVLIESFANAGWEIEKPKATMFVWAKIPEVARHLGSLEFSKRLLTEAHIAVSPGIGFGAYGDDYVRIALIENEKRIRQAAKNVKYFLKSLKENNG; translated from the coding sequence ATGAATCATTTTGAAAGAATAGAAAGACTTCCCAATTATATTTTTGCAGTAATAAATGAGCTTAAACTTCAGGCAAGAAGGGCTGGTGAAGATATTATAGATTTTTCTATGGGAAATCCGGACGGTCCTACTCCAAAACCGATAGTTGATAAATTGATAGAAGCTGCAAGAAAACCAAAAAATCACAGATATTCAGTCAGTAAGGGTATTTATAAGCTTAGAGAAGCGATTTGCAACTGGTATGCAAGAAGATATAACGTCTCCCTTAATCCGGAAACAGAAGCTGTTGTAACAATGGGTAGCAAAGAAGGATATGTTCATTTAACACAGGCTATTACAAATGTAGGGGATGTGGCAATTGTTCCGGATCCTACATATCCAATCCATTCATACGCTTTTATGCTGGCCGGAGCTAGTGTCAGAAAGATTAAACTTACATATAATGAACAATATGAATTGGATGAAGATGATTTTTTCGCTCAGTTGAAACTTGCTATGATTGAATCAGTGCCAAAACCGAAATTTTTGGTTTTAAATTTCCCACATAATCCTACAACTGTTACTGTTAATAAAGATTTTTGGCAAAAAGCGGTTGATTTTGCAAAGGAAGAGGGGCTTTATATTATAAGTGATATTGCGTATGCTGATATTACATTTGACGGATACAAAACACCGTCCATTTTTGAAGCTAAAGGGGCTAAAGAAGTTGCGGTTGAGAGTTTTACATTATCCAAAAGTTATAATATGGCAGGTTGGAGAGTCGGATTTATGGTAGGAAATCCTGTATTAATCGGAGCTCTTCAAAAATATAAATCCTGGATAGATTACGGAATGTTTACCCCTATTCAGGTAGCCGCAACAGTGGCGCTTAGGGATTATACCCATTTGGTAAAAGATGTTGTTGAAACTTATGAAAAAAGAAGGGATGTTTTGATTGAAAGTTTTGCAAATGCCGGCTGGGAAATAGAAAAACCGAAAGCCACAATGTTTGTATGGGCAAAAATTCCTGAAGTCGCAAGACATCTTGGAAGTTTGGAATTTTCAAAAAGGCTGCTTACGGAAGCTCATATTGCGGTAAGTCCTGGAATTGGATTTGGTGCATACGGGGATGATTATGTAAGAATTGCTTTAATTGAAAATGAAAAAAGAATCCGTCAGGCTGCTAAAAATGTAAAATATTTTCTTAAGAGTTTAAAGGAAAATAATGGTTAA
- a CDS encoding homoserine dehydrogenase, whose amino-acid sequence MVKIGIVGLGTVGTSVVKVLQKNRDIITSRAGKEIMPVRAVVKNLNKKRDVDIELTDDYKKVTRDSEIDIVVELMGGVEEAYKVVSDALKHGKAVVTANKALLAYHRFELQKLAKTPFEYEASVAGGIPVIKALRDGLSANHIEEIQGIINGTCNYILSEMKKGRDYSDVLKEAQVLGYAEADPTFDVGGFDAAHKLLILASIAYNIDAKPEDILIEGIENINLVDIEFAKEFGYEIKLLGIAKKDNNKIELRVHPTLIPQSKMIAKVEGVMNAVSVIGDVVGETMYYGPGAGGDATASAVISDIIEIARGQNKPMLGYKKPLEIEKLTLKTPDEIETKYYLRIAVNDEIGVLEKIAHILAKNDISIESFLQKPRDGFVKLLFATHKSIEKNVKNAIKEIEKEKFVIKPINYIRIEE is encoded by the coding sequence ATGGTTAAGATTGGAATAGTGGGTCTTGGCACGGTTGGCACAAGCGTTGTAAAAGTTTTACAGAAAAACAGAGACATAATTACTTCAAGGGCCGGAAAGGAAATAATGCCTGTTAGGGCTGTTGTTAAAAACTTAAATAAAAAAAGAGATGTTGATATAGAACTTACCGATGATTATAAAAAAGTAACAAGAGACAGTGAAATTGATATAGTAGTAGAACTTATGGGAGGGGTTGAAGAAGCGTATAAGGTTGTAAGTGATGCGCTCAAACATGGAAAAGCCGTAGTTACAGCAAATAAGGCCCTTCTTGCATATCATAGATTCGAACTTCAAAAACTGGCAAAAACCCCTTTTGAATACGAAGCTAGCGTTGCAGGGGGTATTCCTGTAATTAAGGCACTGAGAGATGGGCTAAGTGCAAATCACATTGAAGAAATTCAGGGGATTATAAACGGAACGTGTAATTATATTTTAAGCGAAATGAAAAAGGGAAGAGATTATTCTGACGTTTTGAAAGAAGCACAGGTTCTTGGATATGCGGAAGCTGACCCGACTTTTGATGTGGGGGGATTTGATGCTGCCCACAAACTGCTTATTTTGGCAAGTATTGCGTATAATATTGATGCAAAGCCAGAGGATATTTTAATTGAGGGAATTGAAAATATTAATTTGGTAGATATTGAGTTTGCAAAAGAGTTTGGTTATGAAATTAAACTTCTCGGAATTGCCAAAAAAGATAACAATAAAATAGAACTTCGTGTACATCCTACATTAATTCCACAAAGTAAAATGATTGCAAAAGTTGAAGGTGTTATGAATGCCGTAAGTGTTATCGGCGATGTTGTGGGTGAGACTATGTATTACGGACCCGGGGCCGGGGGAGATGCAACTGCCAGCGCTGTAATAAGTGATATTATCGAAATTGCAAGAGGTCAAAACAAACCGATGCTAGGATATAAAAAACCTCTTGAAATTGAAAAACTGACTTTAAAAACTCCAGATGAAATTGAAACAAAATATTATTTAAGAATTGCCGTTAATGATGAAATTGGCGTGCTTGAAAAAATTGCGCATATTTTGGCAAAAAATGATATTTCAATCGAAAGTTTCCTGCAAAAACCAAGAGACGGATTTGTAAAACTTCTTTTTGCAACCCATAAATCAATTGAAAAAAATGTTAAAAATGCAATAAAAGAAATAGAAAAAGAAAAATTTGTAATTAAGCCAATTAATTATATTAGAATAGAAGAATGA